Proteins from one Aythya fuligula isolate bAytFul2 chromosome 11, bAytFul2.pri, whole genome shotgun sequence genomic window:
- the SELENOS gene encoding selenoprotein S, which produces MGLGGTEGDEAELERGLGGAELLRHAVGSLLSNYGWYILLGCVVIYVIVQKISQSLAARRGGRAGAVDAADIEPDLVVRRQEALAAARLRMQEELNAQAERYKEKQRQLEEEKRRQKIAMWESMQEGKSYKGNLKLSQQEVEPGASTSAAVPKSKPNKKPLRGGGYNPLSGEGGGTCSWRPGRRGPSAGG; this is translated from the exons ATGGGTCTGGGGGGCACCGAGGGCGACGAAGCGGAGCTGGAGCGGGGCCTGGGCGGTGCCGAGCTGCTGCGGCACGCGG TGGGCTCGCTGCTGTCCAACTACGGCTGGTACATCCTTCTGGGCTGCGTTGTCATCTATGTCATCGTCCAGAAGATATCCCAAAGCCTGGCCGCCAGGCGGGGTGGCCGGGCGGGAGCGGTTGATGCAGCAGATATCG AGCCCGACCTGGTGGTAAGGAGGCAGGAAGCTTTGGCAGCAGCTCGCCTCAGGATGCAAGAGGAGCTGAATGCACAGGCAgaaagatacaaagaaaaacaaagacag CTTGAAGAAGAGAAGCGAAGGCAGAAGATAGCAATGTGGGAAAGcatgcaagaaggaaaaagttacAAAGGAAACCTGAAACTGAGTCAG CAAGAAGTAGAACCTGGTGCCTCCACCTCAGCAGCAGTCCCAAAGtctaaaccaaacaaaaagcctttgcGAGGAGGTG GCTATAACCCCCTGTCTGGAGAAGGAGGCGGAACGTGTTCCTGGAGACCAGGCCGCAGGGGCCCGTCAGCAGGTGGATGA